Proteins encoded within one genomic window of Erinaceus europaeus chromosome 13, mEriEur2.1, whole genome shotgun sequence:
- the KLF17 gene encoding Krueppel-like factor 17 has product MSDMSLSPSSNYMYTSWNSDPSGMQDLHQHTEQERIPLVSIKAHRQNINEMGPQLSESPSEYAMNYCPQRTLTPQMMYHQRTPPSEPGMVFNEHPTMPLEFSNPELAMPYWGSLRTPTSRPLVSALSGIPMMSHSRAPTMHYLDYLTSNRDSTTYQMFSASNMPFEETQVMLPGTNQVFPTSNPDYSGMLPAESPSLLALGSYSDYLSQPVFQEYSFLPGQPRPASQSGEQASAERRDSPPLRPYSCHYENCGKAYTKKSHLVSHLRKHTGERPYKCNWKGCLWSFMRSDELGRHMRIHNKNRPYKCHCGREFTRSDHLRQHEKTHLRELLSLHPHLADLPGLGL; this is encoded by the exons ATGTCGgacatgtctctgtctcccagCAGCAATTATATGTACACTTCTTGGAATTCTGATCCATCAGGCATGCAGGatctccatcagcacacagagCAGGAGAGGATCCCCTTGGTATCTATTAAAGCACACAGGCAGAATATAAATGAAATGGGGCCACAGTTGAGTGAGTCACCATCTGAGTATGCTATgaactactgccctcagaggacTCTCACTCCCCAGATGATGTACCACCAAAGAACGCCTCCCTCTGAGCCAGGAATGGTTTTCAATGAACATCCGACAATGCCTTTAGAGTTCAGTAATCCAGAGTTGGCCATGCCCTATTGGGGGAGCCTTAGGACACCCACCAGTAGGCCACTGGTCTCAGCTCTCAGTGGAATCCCAATGATGTCCCATAGTAGGGCACCAACAATGCATTATTTGGACTACCTAACTTCTAACAGAGACTCTACAACATACCAGATGTTCTCTGCCTCAAACATGCCTTTTGAAGAGACCCAGGTGATGCTCCCTGGTACAAATCAGGTGTTTCCCACTAGTAATCCTGATTATTCTGGGATGCTTCCAGCTGAGTCTCCATCATTGCTGGCTTTAGGATCCTATAGTGATTATCTGAGCCAACCAGTCTTCCAGGAATACTCATTCCTACCTGGACAACCTAGACCTGCTTCCCAGAGTGGAGAGCAGGCAAGTGCTGAAAGGAGAGACTCCCCACCTTTGAGGCCTTACAGCTGCCACTATGAGAACTGTGGGAAAGCCTATACTAAGAAATCACACCTTGTGAGTCACCTGCGTAAACACACAG gTGAGAGACCCTATAAATGCAACTGGAAAGGTTGCCTGTGGTCTTTCATGCGTTCTGATGAGCTTGGACGCCATATGCGGATCCACAATAAGAATCGACCATACAAATGCCACTGCGGCCGAGAATTCACGAGATCTGACCACCTCAGGCAACATGAAAAGACTCATCTGCGGGAGTTACTTTCCCTACACCCTCATTTGGCTGATCTTCCTGGTCTTGGTCTTTAG